DNA sequence from the Hyla sarda isolate aHylSar1 chromosome 2 unlocalized genomic scaffold, aHylSar1.hap1 SUPER_2_unloc_13, whole genome shotgun sequence genome:
agtcttcatcattatggaataattcctttaatgtttcatatccaaaatagaaaactacacagacaaaagtcaggccacagcaggtgcatctactatggtggatgactttttttgctcctggtaatttatacatctggatggactgcccaaggtagtataaggcttcacatgtaatggaaattatcgtgctgacaaagtgtatcctgggatattcttcgggggacaatacatgcataacagctgtggaaaaacaggaggcccacacaatggccagcaggatcctctggatcaggacctgatgacccctgaactcttcagtatgcataaccatatacttataaataagaaaggttagtaccaaagtgccaatggacgtccctatgaatccaattctgaataatatgctttcgggaaagacatttcccacgtcactgtgaaggaaaagaaaccaatgttattatggatatttcctcactcccaacccatgaaataagaatcatgtgcttgtttatcttacctgatgctcatcagtggcgaggctgcatggccgaggacgaccgtcatgatgtagctggtggcaagccaggctgcacaccaaaacgccaacaggagggggacgaaccccagtccttttagctccatttcagacaagtagaaaaagaagacgctaatctcactattctcactaatcgcactggaacagactgaaggctcgggcggctgtcagtgggatgtcaggcctccagctgtctatgacatcacatgtgacatgtcagaatgactgcttgtttctttgagctgccatgatttagtatctgctatagacagaacctgatgtttttactatggaccttacagacctcagaacccaagtaattagtgcaggggctccattttgatcatctcatatttcacattatttgagttccagggctcagatacatttgcaccctctatagcagtggtcttcaagctgtgaacccccaaccgctgcagaaccacaactcccagcatgcccagacagcaactttgcataaggaaatagtctaattaaacttttcttatatatagaatccctgaaatctccaatctctccttttattgctttatgatctgtgttacttatttgtaaaaaaacaatgtttctgattgtcttccccccacacacttatgggctatctcttcaaacgactttatttgacctaaagcgtataattgatttacataaataagccccttttcatccaaaagagtgaatctttaattttaaggaactctttaagtgctttattcgaccataatgaagtaaagtcaaaactccatgtgatttaaaaaataaatgtaagttccccccatacttaattatctagatatgcatgggtgtagtgagtatcccagcttccaaaatctcaaaaatatccttcatttttcagaggctttttcaaaaatgaaagaagcgatctgattggttgctatgggcaactcagaaacttttcctctgggcaggttttgataaatctccctctatgggggagattcatcaagaccagtgtagaggaagagttgtgcagttgcccatagcaaccaatcagattgcttctttcatttttcacaatgcctttgcaaaatgaaagaagcgatctgattggttgctatgggcaactcagcatattttcctggaaaagtttctgagttgcccatagcaaccaatcagattacttccttcatttttcagagactttttcaaaaatgaaagaagcgatctgattggttgctatgggcaactcagcagctttccccatagaccacaatgggcctactggtttcaatgggcaaaaaatcagagttaatgcactagacacagttctctataccattaaccccttcccgacctatgacatacctgtacgtcatgggtggcaaggtgttcccgacccatgacatacaggtacgtcatgaacatttttgccgctactcgcggcatcccgcagcgcccggtaagatggtggctatcactgatagccagccatcttaccatgcgaccacggggggtttcatcccccccccccccccagcgatcgctgctatcagctggtcaactctgactagctaatagcagcgtttcgctatcagaatatttagcagcgcggtgtgtaagtcccgatcacggggatcgggggacacaccgctctgctaagtgtcccttaaccatcccccggcatcacttacccgaccatgcggtgtcccgagtggtcccgttgcgagcgacgtcctccaggcggtcccggcggcgctgcgtcccggaggtgagtttccggcagcagtgcggcatcttcattggcagcagtgagatcgccgtaaagcgatctcactgctgcctctgggagtttcaaaacggcaactcccagcatgcccagacagcctttggctttctgggcatgctgggagttgtagttttgtaacatctggaggtccacagtttggagaccactgtataatggtctccaatctgtgctgttccagatgttgcaaaactacaactcccagcatgctcagtctgtccaggcatgctgggagttgtagttctctaacatctggaagagcatagattggagaccattatacagtggtctccaaactgtggacctccagatattgcaaaactacaactcccagcatgcccagactgcccaagcatgctggaagttgtagttcggcaacatctgatccttcagatattgccgaactacaacttccagcatgcttgggcagtctgggcatgctgggagttgtagttttgcaacaactggaggcacactagttgggaaacattgtccgtttcctacctcagtgcctccagctgtttcaattgttgcaaaactataactcccagcatgcactgacagaccatgcatgctgggagttgtagttttgcaacagctggaggcacactggtttggaaacgctaagtttggttgcaaaacacttgaaagtttattacttaacttagtgtttccaaaccagtgtgcctccagctgttgcaaaactacaactcccagcatgcacggacagccaaagggcatgctcggagtttgcaacagctggatgtttgccccctccccccaatgtgaatgtacagggtacactcacatgggcggaggtttacagtgagtgctgcaagtttgagatggcgcaaaatttgcgctgcagctcaaactcccagcggcaaacttgctgtgaacctctgcccatgtgactgtaccctaaaaacactacactacactaacactaacctaaaataaaaagtaaaaaacactacatatacacattatccctacacagcccccctcccccaaaaaaatgaaaaacgtctggtacgctactgtttccaaaacggagcctccagctgttgcaaaataataactcccagtattgccggacagccattgactgtccaggcatgctgggagttttgcaacagctggaggcaccctgtttgggaatcattggcatagaatacccctatgtccacccctatgcaaatccctaattcaggcctcaaatgcgcatggcgctctctcactttggagccctgtcgtatttcagggcaacagttttgggacacatatggggtattgccgtactcgggagaaattgccttacaaattttggggggctttttcttctttaaccccttatgaaaaggtgaagttggggtctacaccagcatgttagtgtaaaaaaataatttttttactctgacatgctggtgttgccctatacttttcattttcaca
Encoded proteins:
- the LOC130298340 gene encoding uncharacterized protein LOC130298340 — encoded protein: MELKGLGFVPLLLAFWCAAWLATSYIMTVVLGHAASPLMSISDVGNVFPESILFRIGFIGTSIGTLVLTFLIYKYMVMHTEEFRGHQVLIQRILLAIVWASCFSTAVMHVLSPEEYPRIHFVSTIISITCEALYYLGQSIQMYKLPGAKKVIHHSRCTCCGLTFVCVVFYFGYETLKELFHNDEDWDEIREIPIIIIEWVMLLLILINIVTYYSTMQRLLLTVSRNSCTLSLRVKIDDFGV